The sequence TTCGGGATCACCGAGAACACCCTGGCCCCGGTAAGCGGACGGTTCATCTGCCCCTGGGCGCGCAGCGGGGAGCCGGGCAATTTCGACGGGGGGAACCGGTTCGACCTGAACCGCTGGGACGAGGCTTATTTCACTCGGCTGAAAGATTTCATGGCCCAGGCCTCGGCGCGCGGCGTGGTGGTGGAGCTGAACCTGTTCTGCCCCAACTACAACGACAGCCTCTGGCTGGCCAACCCGATGAACAAGGCCAACAATGTCAACTCCGTGGGCGACTGCCCGGCCACCGAGCCCTACACACTCAAGCACCCCGACCTTCTGGCCGTGCAGGAGGCGGTGGTGCGCAAGATAGTGGCCGAGCTGAAAGACTGCGACAACCTGTTCTACGAGGTCTGCAACGAGCCCTACTGGGGCGGGGTTACCCTTGAATGGCAGCACCGGATAGCGGACATCATCGCCGACGCCGAGAAGGATTTCCCGCAGCGCCACCTGATCTCGATGAACATCGCCAACGGCAGCGAGCGGGTCGCCGATCCGCACCCGGCGGTCTCGATCTTCAATTTCCACTACTGCCGTCCGCCGGACGCGGTGCGCCTGAACTGGGACCTGGGCCGGGTGATCGGTGACAACGAAACAGGTTTTCTCGGCAGCGCCGACTCGACCTACCGTGTCGAGGGCTGGGATTTCATCCTGGCCGGCGGCGCTCTGTACAACAACCTGGACTACTCGTTCAGCGCGAGCCACCCGGATGGAACCTTGAGCGGCTATATCTCGCCGGGCGGCGGCAGCCCGGAGCTGAGAAAGCAACTGGGCATCCTGGCGCGGTTCATGCGCTCGTTCGATTTCGTGCACATGGCCCCGGACAGCACGGTAGTGGCGGGCGGCCTGCCCGAGGGCGCCACGGTGCGGGTGCTGTCCGAGCCGGGCAAGCAGTACGCCCTGTACATCCACGGCGGCAACTCGGCCCCCAGCCTCCAGTTGAACCTTCCGGCGGGCAAGTATTCTTTCGAGTGGCTGGATAC comes from bacterium and encodes:
- a CDS encoding DUF6298 domain-containing protein: MRTILATLILLLVACAPRQSEVKPYPPLALHPGNPHCFLFRGKPTLLVTSGEHYGAVLNLDFDYNRYLDALAADSLNLTRTWAGAYREIPTSFGITENTLAPVSGRFICPWARSGEPGNFDGGNRFDLNRWDEAYFTRLKDFMAQASARGVVVELNLFCPNYNDSLWLANPMNKANNVNSVGDCPATEPYTLKHPDLLAVQEAVVRKIVAELKDCDNLFYEVCNEPYWGGVTLEWQHRIADIIADAEKDFPQRHLISMNIANGSERVADPHPAVSIFNFHYCRPPDAVRLNWDLGRVIGDNETGFLGSADSTYRVEGWDFILAGGALYNNLDYSFSASHPDGTLSGYISPGGGSPELRKQLGILARFMRSFDFVHMAPDSTVVAGGLPEGATVRVLSEPGKQYALYIHGGNSAPSLQLNLPAGKYSFEWLDTKTGLVTASGHVEHHGGTAVLGSPAYGTDIALGIKAE